DNA from Chionomys nivalis chromosome 11, mChiNiv1.1, whole genome shotgun sequence:
TGTGGATCTGGGACATGGTGGTTCAcccctttaattctagcacttaggaagctaaggcaggaagattgcaagtgtgagaccagtctgggctacatagtgagtttcaggtcaaccAGAGCAATATAATAAgacactgccgggcggtggtggcacatgcctttaatcccagcactcaggaggcagaggcaggtggatctctgagttcgaggccagcctggtctacagagcaagttccaggacagggtccaaagctacacagagaaaccctgtctcaaaaaacaacaacgaaaaataaaacaaaaaacaaaacaaaaacaaaaagaaaggaaggaaggaagaaagaaaggaaagaaagaaagaaagaaagaaagaaagaaagaaagaaagaaagaaagaaagaaagaagaacctGGAAGAGAACGGAGGATAGAGTCCAGTATAGAGCGCATCCTTACTTCCTTACACTCAGACTCCAGTAATGTACAAAAAAGTTCagggaaaaaaagttaaaaactgtAGGTAAAGGGTGAAAAGCTCAGAGGTAAGTGGGCTGCAGGGAATGGGAACCCCATAACCCACGTGCTCCTTCCTCTACAGGTGGGTACGTCATCTCATCACCTGCATTTCCAAGTACCAGACTCCAGGCCAGGCAGCCTCTGCCAGAGAAGAAGGTGAGCATCACAGCGTGGGAGAAGGGGCCCAGACATCACTGAGTTCCTGCCTTTCCCAGGCTGGGTGCTGGAGTTCGAATCCCCTGGCCCACTCCCTGGCCTCCCTAAAGCTACTCTGTGGTTCTCCGACTTCCCACTGTAGATTGCTACAGCGAGACAGAAGCTGAAGACCCGGATGAGGAGGCTGGGTCCCGCTCCGCTTCGGTGAGTAGAGTCGCTTCACACGAGGACGTAGGGGCTGGGCAGTAGAATGTGGGGGGCTCCGGCTCATCCTTGCTCTCCTTTGCCTTGATGCAGCCTAGCCTGGCTCCAGCTTGGAGTGACCCATCACCCACGGTTTCACTGTCGCAGAGTCCGAGGACGTCCATTGGCTCTTCAGCAGGTGCTGCGCGGGGAGAAGGGCACTGGGCTGCGTAGATGTCCCGAGTATGTTCACGTGTTCTCATCCTGCATCCCGCTCCCACAGACAGCAGTGACAGGGTGCTGGAAGGAATGGTTCAGGGACTGAGGCAGGGGGGTGTGTCCCTTCTGGGGCAGCCACAGCCCCTGACTTATGAGCAGTGGCGGAGCTCTTTCATGCGGCGCAACCGTGACCCTCATCTCAATGAACGAGCGCATCGCGTGCGGGCACTACAGAGCACCCTCAAGGTGAGCTGGGAGCATTGGGCATGGGCAAGGATGAGGCTCTGGGCTTCTGGCCCTAGTGTCTGGTTCCCAGCTCCACTGTGAGCTCCAGACAGTAGACTGAAGGCTCGAAGCCCTGGCTTTCTGATTCTGGGGCTCAGTTCTGGGCTTCATACTCCATTTGAGGCTTAAGGGTTTCCTGAACCAAGTTCTAGAAGGTTCCGTATACAGAGACTAGATACTAACCCAGGCTCTTGGGCCGGGGTACCCTGGAGCTGAGCACAGGACATGAAGTTCTGAGTTCTGTCCCTCCTGGGGTGAATTTTGCCGTCTACTCTCACTCCAGGCAAAGCTGCAGGAACTGCGGGCCCTGGAGGAAGTGCTGGATGACCCTGAGCTCACAGGAGCAAAGTTCCGTCAGTGGAAGGAACGGAATCAGGAGCTGTACTCAGAGGGCCTGAGCACCTGGGGAGGGATACGGGCCCAGAACAGTTCCTCAGCCCCAACCTCTGACTCCAGAGGTCAGTCCCCACAGCCCTTGCCCACTGCCTCTGACCCCGAGGAGCCCTCTCAGCTTTTTCCTTTGACCTCAGAGAACAGCCTCCAACCTCCTGACCTCTGACCCTGGCTAGTGCCTGACTCCTGACTTCTGACCCTGAGGGCTACGTCATCCCCAGCCTCTGACATGTCTAAGACAGCATGCCCAAGGGGTCTGTGTGAGGCTGGAAGTAGTGCTGGTCCTTAGCGTTATCCCCAGACTGATCCCCCTATTCTGGGCTTCCACAGTTTCTGCTCGTGTGTCCCCTGGAGTGGAGGGAAAGTGGCCTTCCTCTCTGTGCTGTAGAGATCCCCTAACCCATCCTCAGATCTGGATATACCTGCCTCCCGGGTCCTCCGGAAAGGTTTCCCAGACCACATCTGGATGAGCATTTATTTGACATGAGAGATGCTTTTCTATCAAATAAAGTTGATTCCTCTACCATGAACCCTTGTGTCTTTGCTCTGAATTGGGAATCTGCATataccccctccacacacacacaggggtgaaGAGCTGTCCCGCTCgcttccctccccccccacacacacaggggtGAAGAGCTGTCCTGCTTGAGTGAATGCTTTCCATCACAGGGTGGGTGACAAGCTCCCTGTGTAGCTCATTACTCTGAGTGTCCACTCAAGGCTCCTGTGACAGGGTGCTGAGCTCTGTGGTCCTTCATTTCTTTGCTCATCTCACCTTAGCCCTGGGAGGTCAGACCTGCTTCCCTGTTCTAGCCCCAGGGAAGGACACTCTTCTACATAGATAAGAAAACTTACCTTTCTGGAAGGACCGGGTGGGTAGCTGTGGGACAGGTAGCTGAAGGCAAAGAGTCCTGGGCATCTCTTCTTCACTCAGCCCCACCTCTAGTCCCTGGATCCAGAAAGGGGACCTCTGTTCACTGTATTCAAATGACATGGGAGTGCGACCTATTCCCCTGCCCAGCCTCTAATCTCTGACCCCATCCTGAAGCcagtggcttttttttaaaaaatccggTTGGAATGTCTTGGTGGAACACAGAAGGGTATATGGGTAATAGCTGCCTTTGTGACCTCACTTCAACGGGGAGAGCTTGCCTGCAGCAAATCTTCACtggagagaaggggacagagCAAAGATGTCTGAAAATCAAAAATCGTGGCTGCAGCGGCCCGAAACCAGCAGGGTAAAACACTTGAACACTATGGTGGGGAGGCCCTGGGTTGGGCAGGGGCAGTGACCACACTAAAGGCCTGCTCCTGTCCCCTGTAGAAAAACAACACCTACACACTCATGGGCCGGCATGAAGAACAAGTACTCATCAGCCGCAGGGACATCATGGACAAGAAGGTAAGGACAGGAGGAAGGTAGGGACAGGCTGGGCTGAGATTTAAGTGACCCCATAGTTCCCTTCTGCGGCCCTCTGCCCTTTAAATGTCCTGAGGACCTTCGTTAGGAGCTAATGCCCGCTGAAGTGACTCCTCACAGGGACCCCACTCACCAGCAGATACTCCAGGACCCCCAAAGGTCCCCAACAGCAACTCTCTTTTGATGATATTTGTTGTGACTTCTTTCCTGGCAACAATAGCACCCTCTAAGGCAGACCCCCAAGTGGGCCCCCATTCCCAGGGAACATGGAGTAAATATCCAGGCAGAGGCCACCTGTGGTGACACCTGCCTGAAGGAAGGTCTCCGTTCCCTCCCAGGATGCCTTGGACATACAGGAGTTCATCACTACCTTGTTTGTCAAGCAGTTGCTTCGACATCCCGCCTTCCAGCTGCTGCTGGCCATGCTGCTAGTGACCAACGCCGTGACCATTGCTATCCGTACCAACTCTTACCTCGGTCAGGTGGGCTGCTGAACCTGATCTCTACCCCTACTGGCTCTGACCTGGGACAAGGTGCTTCCTTTCCAGGCCCTTGACTCCTTGTCCGTGTATGATGGATGGTTGGATTGGATGTTCTTCAGGACTTGGGTCCCCAAACAGGCCTAGTGCAGCAAACCTTTCACGCTaatgtttgggaggcagaggcggtccgatctctgtgagttagcaGCCAGCCTTGTCTATGAAGCAGGTTCCCAGCAAAGCAGACTACATAGTGCGATTATGttcaaataagtaaatacataaaaaagacaGTCTCCATGGACCTTCATGGGATCTGCAAGTCAAGAAAGACTTattgggctagagaaatggctcagtggctaagagcacttgttgctcttccggGGGACCTGAGCTTGGTCACCTGAGTATGGATTtccagaacccaaagaaaagctgGATGTCACAGTCTGGTGTAGGTGAGAAGAGCCTTGTAGCTAGCACAGTGAGGACTCTGGAGGTCCACGCACCAGCCATTGTTTGGTTATGAATGCAGATGGCCCAGCATTCTGATAGTGAACTCGAGCTggagagacaaaaggaaagaaggggtgGGGGGTAGAAAACAGAGGGAGCAGCattatagttttttcttttattcttcacgtgtatatgtgtgtgtgcatgcgtgcttgcgtgcatgcatgtgtatgtgtttatgcaaGTGTACATGTGAAGGTCGAAGGGTGACTTCCAGGAACcgactctctccttccactgtgggaccCAACTGAGGTTGCCAGGCTTGATGACG
Protein-coding regions in this window:
- the Cnksr1 gene encoding connector enhancer of kinase suppressor of ras 1 isoform X3, yielding MELLREPGRVSLVLKKIPVPETPSQMPLDSPHLPSQSLPLTPLSPRVPSEGLFAFNLSADGSPGTSAAWTDSASLDTESLPTPPPAPGTVSEITAESPETSGHSDQSSTLGRKKSKGMATRLSRRRVSCRELGLPDCDGWLLLRKAPGGFMGPRWRRCWFVLKGHNLYWYRQPQDEKAEGLINISNYSLESGQDQKKKYVFLLTHDVYKPFIFAAETLSDLSMWVRHLITCISKYQTPGQAASAREEDCYSETEAEDPDEEAGSRSASPSLAPAWSDPSPTVSLSQSPRTSIGSSADSSDRVLEGMVQGLRQGGVSLLGQPQPLTYEQWRSSFMRRNRDPHLNERAHRVRALQSTLKAKLQELRALEEVLDDPELTGAKFRQWKERNQELYSEGLSTWGGIRAQNSSSAPTSDSRGQSPQPLPTASDPEEPSQLFPLTSENSLQPPDL